From Paenibacillus sp. V4I7, one genomic window encodes:
- a CDS encoding zinc-binding dehydrogenase: MTKIMNAVMIKEYGGISGIEFSETAIPEINSGEVLIKVHAASINPADLLFLHGHYGIQRELPSVGGMEGCGTVIATGSSLVARMLKGKRVAFVSEVFGSWAPYTKASAMTCMVLPDHVSDEQGAVFFVNPASAMAMVKIAKQHKSKAIVQTAGASALGRILVQLGKEHGIPVISIVRKEEQELLLRELGGQHIVNSSSATFEKDLKMKSHELGATVCFDAVGGDLTGLVLSALPNGATLFQYGLLGGKTTTINADDLVFRRKRIAGFWASDWVKTQSIFELLALQGSMKKSIGSQIQTEISQNFPMSQTVDAIQQYMANMTSGKVLLLPV; encoded by the coding sequence ATGACGAAGATAATGAATGCCGTTATGATCAAGGAGTATGGAGGGATTTCAGGTATTGAATTTAGTGAGACTGCCATTCCGGAAATAAATAGCGGCGAGGTGCTGATTAAAGTACATGCTGCCTCCATTAATCCCGCCGACTTATTATTTCTGCATGGTCATTACGGCATACAACGAGAACTGCCTTCGGTTGGCGGCATGGAAGGATGCGGAACCGTCATCGCGACAGGCAGCAGCCTTGTCGCACGCATGTTAAAAGGGAAGCGTGTCGCCTTCGTATCCGAAGTTTTCGGCTCCTGGGCACCCTATACCAAGGCTAGTGCTATGACCTGCATGGTGCTCCCAGATCATGTATCTGATGAGCAAGGTGCTGTCTTCTTCGTCAACCCAGCGAGTGCCATGGCTATGGTGAAGATAGCCAAGCAGCATAAATCCAAAGCGATCGTTCAAACAGCCGGTGCTAGCGCACTTGGCAGAATTCTAGTACAGCTCGGCAAAGAGCATGGCATTCCTGTGATTAGTATTGTTCGCAAGGAAGAACAAGAACTGCTGCTGAGAGAATTAGGCGGACAGCATATCGTCAATAGCAGCTCAGCTACCTTCGAGAAGGACTTAAAGATGAAGTCCCATGAGCTTGGAGCTACCGTGTGTTTTGATGCCGTAGGAGGCGACTTGACGGGCCTCGTGCTATCGGCGCTTCCTAATGGCGCGACCCTTTTCCAATACGGCCTTCTGGGAGGAAAAACGACAACGATCAACGCCGATGATCTTGTTTTTCGCCGGAAACGTATCGCCGGTTTCTGGGCATCCGATTGGGTGAAAACACAATCGATCTTTGAACTTCTCGCCCTGCAGGGCTCGATGAAAAAATCAATCGGATCACAGATCCAAACCGAGATTAGCCAAAACTTCCCAATGAGTCAAACCGTAGATGCCATCCAGCAGTATATGGCGAATATGACCTCAGGCAAAGTACTTCTTCTGCCTGTCTAG
- a CDS encoding stalk domain-containing protein produces the protein MKKRIASCVVTGLFLISSSMPAFASDAKADIKIMIDGQQETYTDAPMMQNNQVLLPLRAVVTKLGFQDDNEHIVWNAAEKSVTLHKDNTKIYFRLGSQEANVGDNLISLPAASVLSENGKTYVPADFFKQILGKQVTWDASSKSVSITTSKKEKATLVLKSFETGDPAAMEKWISPDTYIQHNLAFPSGRETVIGAIKQLKGAGVTYDIKRVIEDGDYVAAHAEVNLFGSKKAVFDIFRFENGKIVEHWDNLQDLAAPNPSGHSLVDGATEVADLDKTEANKALINQFYKDVFMGENPAAFPTYYNGDNYTQHNPMIGDGVSTVMKAFEEFAKQGVISGTSTMHKLIGEGNFVLVISESNFGGKPSAVYDLFRVDNGKIAEHWDIIEVIPPKDQWKNENGKF, from the coding sequence ATGAAAAAACGAATTGCTTCTTGCGTGGTAACCGGACTTTTTCTTATTTCGTCTTCGATGCCGGCTTTTGCTTCTGATGCAAAGGCAGATATCAAAATCATGATTGACGGGCAGCAGGAAACCTATACGGATGCCCCAATGATGCAAAATAATCAAGTGTTGCTGCCGTTAAGAGCGGTTGTAACGAAACTGGGATTTCAAGATGACAATGAACATATTGTTTGGAATGCGGCTGAAAAAAGTGTCACTCTTCATAAAGACAATACCAAAATTTATTTCCGTTTGGGCAGTCAAGAAGCGAATGTCGGCGATAATCTGATAAGCTTGCCGGCAGCATCAGTTTTATCTGAAAATGGAAAAACATACGTTCCTGCCGATTTTTTTAAACAAATCTTAGGTAAACAAGTAACGTGGGACGCGTCCTCCAAATCTGTGTCTATCACAACAAGCAAGAAAGAAAAAGCAACCCTGGTTTTGAAAAGTTTCGAAACCGGAGATCCGGCAGCTATGGAGAAATGGATCAGCCCGGATACATACATTCAGCATAATCTTGCTTTTCCAAGCGGCAGAGAGACTGTGATCGGGGCCATCAAGCAATTGAAAGGAGCCGGTGTGACGTATGATATCAAAAGGGTGATCGAAGACGGAGATTATGTAGCCGCTCATGCCGAGGTTAACCTATTCGGTTCCAAAAAAGCGGTATTCGACATCTTCAGATTTGAAAATGGAAAGATCGTCGAGCATTGGGACAATCTCCAGGATTTAGCCGCGCCCAATCCAAGCGGGCACTCGTTGGTAGACGGTGCGACCGAGGTTGCCGATCTGGATAAGACGGAGGCGAACAAAGCACTTATCAATCAGTTTTATAAGGATGTCTTTATGGGCGAAAATCCAGCGGCATTTCCGACCTACTACAACGGCGATAATTATACCCAGCATAATCCTATGATTGGCGATGGCGTGTCGACCGTGATGAAGGCTTTCGAGGAATTTGCCAAGCAGGGAGTCATTTCTGGTACTTCTACTATGCACAAGCTCATCGGTGAGGGCAACTTTGTTTTGGTCATTAGCGAATCGAATTTCGGCGGAAAGCCATCTGCCGTCTATGACCTTTTTCGGGTGGACAATGGTAAGATTGCAGAGCATTGGGATATTATTGAAGTCATTCCGCCGAAAGATCAATGGAAAAATGAAAACGGGAAGTTTTAA
- a CDS encoding response regulator transcription factor translates to MDRVLLIEDDDIIGEMICMYLKEEDFLVLRSHNGQEGLAALREFEPDLILLDLNLPDFEGTELCTSLRNITPVPIIIISSDSRVSEKIEAFTVGADDYLCKPFSMHEMKARIQALLRRFKLGHPPETPRLHVEHKVTVPAMDLNINLEKRTLYVRGESIEMTFSEFELIRLLYEHPERVYRREDLINTLRGFDSYINDRAIDVHITNLRRKIEVNPKEPKYIKTVWGVGYKFVM, encoded by the coding sequence ATGGACAGAGTTCTACTAATTGAGGATGATGATATTATCGGAGAAATGATCTGTATGTATCTGAAAGAGGAAGACTTCCTAGTCCTAAGGTCCCACAATGGTCAGGAAGGCCTTGCAGCATTGCGTGAGTTCGAACCGGATCTCATTCTGCTCGACCTCAATCTTCCTGACTTTGAAGGAACTGAGCTGTGTACATCACTTCGGAACATAACTCCTGTGCCCATTATTATCATTTCATCCGACTCCAGAGTGAGCGAAAAGATTGAAGCATTCACAGTAGGTGCTGACGATTACTTATGCAAACCGTTCAGCATGCATGAGATGAAAGCCAGAATACAAGCCCTTTTACGTCGTTTCAAACTGGGACACCCTCCCGAGACTCCAAGACTTCATGTAGAACATAAAGTTACCGTACCTGCCATGGATTTAAACATTAATTTGGAAAAAAGAACGCTCTACGTCCGGGGCGAGTCCATCGAAATGACGTTCTCCGAATTTGAGCTTATCCGGCTGCTGTACGAGCACCCCGAACGCGTTTACCGCAGAGAAGATCTCATAAATACACTGCGTGGTTTCGATTCCTACATCAACGACCGTGCTATTGATGTCCATATTACGAATTTGCGCAGAAAAATTGAAGTTAATCCCAAAGAACCGAAATACATAAAAACTGTGTGGGGCGTAGGCTATAAATTTGTCATGTGA
- a CDS encoding PhzF family phenazine biosynthesis protein — MRTIKVYHYDAFSHIPNMGNPAGVVLDGETLSDVDMQKIAEKVGFNETAFPLKSEIADLKIRFFTPGHEMNLCGHATMATLYALKTKGLLGDQTDLTIETKAGVLSIRLDSHLYKGIYITMQQAPPQFQEFNGSLEQLASVMGIQEEDIETNLPTLYGSTGIWTLLVPIKNLSAFKAMKPNNKYFPEVLKEMPKASVHPFCLETYDVYSHMHARHFSSPFSGTMEDPVTGTASGVMGAYYAKYINKEADSPLNLLIEQGHEMGRDGRIHVTVTTSNGQNEIAITGTAVLVKDFEVFI; from the coding sequence ATGAGAACAATAAAAGTTTATCATTACGATGCATTCAGTCATATTCCTAATATGGGTAACCCTGCGGGCGTCGTATTGGATGGCGAAACGCTTTCTGACGTTGACATGCAAAAAATAGCAGAGAAAGTTGGTTTTAATGAAACGGCTTTCCCGCTTAAGTCCGAAATAGCTGATCTCAAGATTCGCTTTTTTACACCTGGTCATGAAATGAACCTCTGTGGCCATGCTACAATGGCAACCCTTTATGCCTTGAAAACTAAAGGGTTGCTTGGGGATCAAACCGATCTGACGATTGAAACAAAAGCAGGCGTGTTATCGATTAGACTTGACTCGCATCTGTATAAAGGGATTTACATAACGATGCAGCAAGCTCCTCCACAATTCCAAGAGTTTAATGGCTCATTAGAACAATTGGCATCTGTTATGGGGATTCAAGAAGAAGATATTGAAACCAATCTTCCAACATTGTATGGAAGCACAGGCATATGGACGTTGTTAGTTCCGATAAAAAACCTTAGTGCTTTCAAAGCAATGAAACCGAATAATAAGTACTTTCCAGAGGTATTAAAAGAAATGCCAAAGGCGTCTGTTCATCCTTTCTGCTTAGAAACATACGATGTATATTCGCACATGCATGCTCGTCATTTTTCATCTCCATTTTCCGGTACGATGGAGGATCCGGTTACTGGAACTGCTTCTGGAGTAATGGGTGCTTATTATGCCAAATATATAAACAAGGAAGCAGACTCTCCACTAAACCTTTTGATTGAGCAAGGTCATGAAATGGGCAGGGATGGCAGAATTCACGTAACAGTAACAACTAGCAACGGTCAGAATGAAATAGCGATTACGGGTACTGCTGTTCTTGTTAAAGATTTCGAGGTTTTCATATAA
- a CDS encoding response regulator — MIILFHALITNFAIITIFVLFVEQFFITAKLDQKPTWLYKISVGLSHGVLVVVLIHFGVNVDDHVSINFRGVALLLATYLGGFTSLSITFACLWVGRFFLEGHIDIPQLIFGTVAVTGVSLIFARTRSYWLKWVYGGVIFYPSYYAMTWLVYRTPLDIIISYIGVQMLCVFLVSCFLRYLVRAREYKQQVYQVEQELIDMLRFQAGFTFKIHKHLDQYVYILFEGQLVYQLGLRPSQFIGKELDEIHGLSEEFKQLTKHYYDIAWQGERVTFEYDWGGYTILVNLQPIYKYGSVNEVIGSAVDVTEHRAAQIKARVRDEQYRTLVENSEDFIFRFRLDGSISSTNYKMHQTFQLEPEQVKGQQLTDLVQMDDPEKWERTFVQTIERGKTQQFAINFLLPDGNQHAYNVTLSPLFNEDKTEITGVTGTVHDITDLKKREEADESNRAKSKFLARMSHEIRTPLNGIIGLSLLLQRTELTAIQKDYLDKIDCSSNVLLATINDILDFSKIEAGKMTLEGVDFSLELSLQKVADLVSVSIGKKRIEIMLDTPADLPDIVSGDSFRLEQVLINLSNNAIKFTKQGYIRLKVRLEKYVDEGVVVSFAMEDSGIGISKEQLSQLFLPFSQADTSISRRYGGTGLGLVICQHLVQSMGGVLQVDTVLGEGSRFYFSLMFGTKGNVGKAANRLHKHVGLPQGNNRALLAEDHLVVAQHISELLGSFQFHVDTVTTSFDLFASFEHDSANKLANDYIFLDMQMDQMQHPATWRHVLASIDRSQTRVIAFTTLEGREEMSELPSELKADAVIVKPVSRLTLQNCLHALNQRRLEAFQASENNFMDVNKSTSMSKGSILVAEDNEINQLVIIGLLEQLGYQAVIAQNGYEVLELVDQQEWKLILMDIHMPQMDGYEATQRLRKIKLMNRIPIIALTADVMMQERSEVLKLGLNDILIKPVDEKQLSDMLEKWFNPSWLFEIEGVDTTQIMRNIDHKIHIFQYMMEKFKQDYRNFSEQFYLLITNQENTTARRMVHTLKGIAANFYAEPLLTAVLALEKEMVNEINLAVCHEGIIRIQNEIDRILGVKQDVLQANYWSVR, encoded by the coding sequence GTGATTATTCTGTTTCACGCTTTGATTACCAATTTTGCTATTATAACGATTTTTGTATTATTCGTGGAACAGTTTTTCATTACGGCGAAACTAGATCAGAAGCCTACATGGCTCTATAAGATTTCCGTAGGACTTTCTCATGGCGTGTTGGTTGTTGTCCTCATACACTTTGGTGTCAACGTTGATGATCACGTTAGTATTAATTTTCGAGGAGTAGCCTTGCTGCTTGCTACTTATCTAGGAGGATTCACCTCCTTAAGTATTACATTTGCATGCTTATGGGTAGGGCGCTTCTTCCTTGAAGGTCACATTGATATTCCGCAGCTAATATTTGGAACAGTAGCCGTCACTGGGGTAAGTCTTATATTTGCTAGAACACGTTCGTATTGGCTTAAATGGGTTTATGGAGGAGTCATTTTCTATCCGTCCTATTATGCGATGACGTGGCTTGTTTATCGAACGCCGCTTGATATCATTATCAGCTATATTGGCGTTCAGATGCTCTGTGTGTTTCTTGTTTCTTGTTTTCTGCGATATTTAGTCCGGGCTCGTGAATATAAGCAGCAGGTTTATCAAGTGGAGCAGGAACTTATCGATATGCTGCGGTTTCAAGCAGGGTTTACGTTTAAAATCCATAAACATCTGGATCAATACGTTTACATCTTATTTGAAGGACAGCTGGTCTATCAACTTGGTCTGAGGCCTAGTCAATTCATCGGCAAAGAATTGGACGAAATCCATGGATTAAGTGAAGAGTTTAAACAATTAACTAAGCATTATTATGATATAGCTTGGCAGGGGGAGCGAGTCACGTTTGAATACGACTGGGGTGGTTATACAATACTTGTTAACCTACAGCCGATATATAAATATGGTTCCGTCAATGAAGTGATTGGATCTGCCGTGGATGTGACCGAGCACCGTGCAGCGCAAATCAAAGCGAGAGTCAGAGATGAGCAGTATCGGACGTTGGTGGAAAATTCGGAGGATTTTATTTTCAGATTTCGACTGGACGGAAGCATATCCTCTACGAACTACAAAATGCATCAGACCTTTCAGCTAGAGCCAGAGCAAGTAAAGGGACAGCAATTAACGGACCTGGTCCAGATGGATGATCCCGAGAAGTGGGAGCGGACATTCGTACAAACGATTGAGAGAGGGAAAACGCAACAATTTGCGATCAATTTCCTGCTTCCGGATGGCAATCAGCATGCGTATAACGTCACTTTGTCCCCTTTATTCAATGAGGATAAAACAGAAATCACCGGCGTCACCGGCACGGTCCATGATATAACCGACTTAAAGAAGCGGGAAGAAGCAGATGAGTCCAACAGGGCGAAGAGTAAGTTTCTAGCTAGGATGAGTCATGAAATACGCACGCCCCTGAACGGTATTATTGGACTTTCTTTACTTTTACAACGAACCGAATTGACGGCGATTCAGAAGGATTATTTGGACAAAATTGATTGTTCCTCGAATGTCCTGCTTGCAACGATTAACGATATTCTTGATTTTTCGAAAATAGAGGCAGGGAAAATGACCTTAGAGGGGGTGGATTTCTCACTAGAACTATCGCTCCAAAAGGTGGCCGATCTGGTCAGCGTATCTATAGGCAAGAAGCGAATCGAGATCATGCTGGATACTCCAGCAGATTTACCAGATATCGTTAGCGGGGATTCATTTCGATTAGAACAAGTGCTCATAAATTTATCTAATAATGCAATTAAATTTACCAAGCAAGGCTATATCCGATTGAAAGTACGGCTCGAGAAATATGTGGACGAAGGAGTCGTTGTTTCTTTTGCGATGGAAGACTCTGGAATTGGTATTTCTAAGGAGCAGCTATCGCAGCTATTCTTACCATTCTCGCAAGCGGATACATCTATAAGCCGCAGGTATGGAGGTACCGGATTAGGACTTGTCATTTGTCAGCATTTGGTGCAGTCTATGGGGGGCGTCTTGCAGGTGGATACAGTACTTGGGGAAGGCAGCCGCTTTTATTTTAGCCTGATGTTTGGTACAAAGGGCAATGTAGGGAAAGCGGCAAATCGGCTTCACAAGCACGTTGGGCTGCCGCAGGGGAATAACCGTGCGCTCTTAGCTGAAGATCATCTCGTTGTTGCGCAGCATATATCTGAGCTCCTAGGTTCCTTTCAGTTTCATGTGGATACGGTTACAACCTCATTCGATCTGTTTGCCTCATTTGAACATGATAGCGCGAACAAGTTGGCAAATGACTATATATTCTTGGATATGCAAATGGATCAAATGCAGCATCCCGCCACTTGGCGCCATGTCTTAGCTTCGATAGATCGCTCACAGACGAGAGTGATTGCGTTTACAACACTTGAAGGCAGAGAGGAAATGTCCGAATTGCCGTCAGAGCTGAAAGCGGATGCAGTTATTGTTAAGCCCGTCAGCAGGCTGACATTGCAGAACTGTTTACACGCTTTGAATCAACGTAGACTGGAGGCATTTCAAGCCTCTGAAAACAATTTCATGGATGTAAATAAATCGACTTCCATGTCCAAAGGCAGTATTTTAGTTGCTGAGGATAATGAAATTAATCAATTGGTGATTATTGGCCTGCTTGAACAATTAGGTTACCAAGCGGTTATTGCGCAGAATGGCTATGAAGTCCTCGAACTTGTTGATCAGCAGGAATGGAAACTGATTCTAATGGATATTCATATGCCTCAGATGGATGGTTATGAGGCAACACAGAGGCTGAGGAAGATCAAGCTGATGAATAGGATCCCGATTATTGCCCTCACGGCAGATGTCATGATGCAGGAACGGTCGGAAGTTCTTAAACTTGGGCTGAATGACATCTTGATTAAACCAGTAGATGAAAAGCAGCTTTCCGATATGCTTGAGAAATGGTTTAATCCGAGTTGGTTATTTGAAATCGAGGGTGTAGACACCACACAAATAATGAGAAACATCGATCATAAAATACATATTTTTCAATATATGATGGAGAAATTCAAGCAGGATTACCGTAACTTCTCAGAGCAATTTTACCTACTTATCACCAATCAGGAGAATACGACTGCACGCAGGATGGTTCATACGCTTAAAGGTATTGCTGCCAATTTCTACGCGGAGCCGTTGTTAACGGCGGTTCTGGCTTTGGAAAAAGAGATGGTAAACGAAATAAATTTGGCTGTCTGTCATGAGGGGATTATACGTATTCAGAATGAGATTGATCGGATACTTGGCGTGAAGCAAGATGTCCTGCAAGCAAATTACTGGAGTGTTAGATGA
- a CDS encoding EAL domain-containing protein has protein sequence MGLLDGYGVLIVSESSELRSEVGSLIEKDTQFVMTGMAKQGNTVLSCILASKPDLVIIDLDMVNSDGLLALHLIMNHSPIPVIVLSTHTPEGSMKTIQAMRLGAADYFHKEMLSQEFKNKIMTSYFLERCKMAIQNGIQGVYDTHFYSKGMVETVISASLPHRQDQFQRRMDIEFHLRRAIDNQEFHLVYQPVVDVYSNRIVGLESLIRWNNATLGHVPPSDFIPIAEESGLIHEIGEWVLKEACMQNKRWQEAGLSKVFVAVNLSRRQFNDSRLSRMIQTILEETGLQPKYLELEITESMSMEVELAADALRQLKKLGVRVAMDDFGTGYSSLGYLRDFPIDKMKIDQSFIKGLKHKQVNAVIVNTMVTMARNLNLMVVAEGVETEEELQVLRECGCRLVQGYYFSQPVMAKRIEEMLHLETNKQDSMIILHSKSI, from the coding sequence ATGGGTCTTTTGGACGGGTATGGTGTTCTAATTGTAAGTGAATCAAGTGAATTAAGATCAGAAGTGGGGTCCTTAATCGAGAAGGATACACAGTTCGTAATGACAGGTATGGCGAAGCAAGGAAATACCGTACTTAGCTGCATTTTGGCTAGTAAACCGGATTTGGTCATTATTGATTTAGATATGGTTAACTCAGATGGACTACTTGCGCTTCATCTTATTATGAATCATAGTCCTATTCCTGTCATCGTACTTAGTACGCATACACCCGAAGGTTCTATGAAGACGATTCAAGCGATGCGGCTAGGTGCGGCAGATTATTTTCATAAAGAAATGTTATCCCAGGAATTTAAAAATAAGATTATGACCTCCTATTTTCTAGAACGATGCAAAATGGCCATTCAAAACGGGATTCAAGGCGTCTATGACACTCATTTTTATTCAAAAGGAATGGTAGAAACCGTTATTTCCGCCTCCCTGCCACATAGACAAGATCAGTTCCAAAGGCGCATGGACATCGAGTTTCACCTGCGAAGAGCGATTGACAATCAGGAATTTCATCTCGTTTATCAACCAGTCGTTGATGTATATTCGAATCGAATTGTAGGACTAGAGAGCCTGATTCGTTGGAATAACGCTACTTTGGGTCATGTACCTCCTTCTGATTTTATCCCTATAGCGGAAGAAAGCGGTCTTATTCATGAAATTGGGGAATGGGTACTGAAGGAAGCCTGCATGCAGAACAAGCGGTGGCAGGAGGCTGGCCTTTCCAAAGTGTTCGTGGCAGTTAATCTGTCCAGACGACAGTTTAATGATAGCCGACTTAGCCGGATGATTCAGACTATTTTGGAGGAAACAGGCTTACAGCCCAAGTACTTGGAGCTCGAAATTACCGAAAGCATGAGCATGGAAGTTGAGCTGGCCGCAGACGCACTTCGTCAGCTGAAGAAGCTGGGTGTTCGTGTCGCGATGGATGATTTTGGAACCGGATACAGCTCGCTCGGGTATCTCAGAGATTTTCCCATTGATAAAATGAAAATTGACCAATCCTTTATTAAGGGCTTGAAACATAAACAAGTGAATGCGGTTATCGTAAACACAATGGTTACGATGGCTAGAAATTTGAATCTTATGGTTGTTGCGGAAGGTGTAGAGACAGAGGAGGAGCTTCAAGTACTTCGGGAGTGCGGCTGCAGGCTGGTCCAAGGCTATTATTTCAGCCAACCGGTCATGGCGAAACGTATCGAGGAAATGCTGCATCTAGAAACAAACAAACAGGATAGCATGATTATCCTACATTCTAAGTCGATATAG
- a CDS encoding SDR family oxidoreductase produces the protein MSIVITGATGQLGGLVIQNLVGKKVPANQIVAVVRNVEKASALAELGIELRHGDYNDQASLEKAFAGASKLLFIPSPDAHDETLRMTQHTNVVNAAKTAQVGHILYYGFAFGEESKLVLAPTHVSTENLIRTTNIPYTFLRNSLYSDVFINPQAIGAAVQFGAVVTNAGDGRVNTVTRSDLALAGAVVLTQEGHENKSYNLVASETWSFGELAQVISEVSDKQVVYQSVSFDEQKGILLQAGLPEPVAILFAGIYQAISEGETSKTSDDLKKLIGTLTPLKEIVKQALQG, from the coding sequence ATGTCTATTGTAATTACAGGTGCTACAGGTCAACTTGGAGGTCTCGTTATTCAAAATCTTGTGGGCAAAAAGGTGCCCGCGAATCAAATTGTGGCTGTTGTTCGTAATGTGGAAAAAGCCTCCGCTCTTGCGGAACTTGGCATTGAATTGCGTCATGGGGATTATAATGATCAGGCATCGCTCGAAAAAGCATTTGCCGGAGCGTCCAAACTGCTCTTTATCCCGAGTCCGGATGCCCATGATGAAACGTTGCGTATGACTCAACATACCAATGTAGTAAATGCAGCTAAGACTGCACAAGTAGGACATATTTTATATTACGGATTTGCTTTTGGTGAGGAGTCCAAATTAGTTCTTGCTCCAACACATGTGTCTACGGAAAATCTCATTCGTACCACGAATATCCCTTATACATTTCTACGCAATTCACTCTATTCAGATGTTTTCATTAACCCGCAGGCGATAGGTGCAGCCGTACAATTTGGAGCAGTGGTTACGAATGCCGGAGATGGAAGAGTCAATACGGTGACTCGCAGCGATCTTGCTTTGGCCGGCGCCGTGGTACTTACACAGGAAGGTCACGAAAATAAATCGTATAATCTTGTTGCGAGTGAAACGTGGAGTTTCGGCGAACTGGCGCAAGTAATCTCGGAGGTATCCGATAAGCAAGTTGTTTACCAGTCCGTTTCGTTTGATGAGCAGAAGGGCATTCTTTTACAAGCAGGTCTTCCTGAGCCTGTAGCAATCCTGTTCGCAGGGATTTATCAAGCTATTTCCGAAGGAGAGACATCGAAGACTTCCGATGACCTGAAGAAACTCATTGGGACCCTAACACCTCTTAAAGAAATCGTCAAGCAAGCTTTGCAGGGTTAA
- a CDS encoding helix-turn-helix domain-containing protein yields the protein MKKYGEEFLKCPMFTAQSLIGGKWKVIILWLLHDTARRFSEIHKAIPEVTQSMLTNTLRDLESDGLVHREVYRQVPPKVEYSLTPIGQRLIPVLQLLGDWGVDYMEHTRNKESV from the coding sequence ATGAAGAAGTACGGAGAAGAGTTTTTAAAATGTCCCATGTTTACTGCACAAAGTTTAATCGGAGGGAAATGGAAGGTGATTATTCTGTGGTTGCTGCATGATACGGCAAGACGATTCAGTGAGATTCATAAAGCGATACCGGAAGTAACCCAGTCGATGCTTACAAATACCCTCAGGGATCTCGAAAGCGACGGATTAGTCCATCGCGAGGTTTACCGCCAAGTTCCACCGAAAGTCGAATATTCACTTACACCAATCGGTCAAAGACTGATTCCTGTCCTGCAGCTGTTAGGAGACTGGGGAGTCGATTATATGGAGCATACAAGAAATAAAGAGTCCGTTTAA
- a CDS encoding TetR/AcrR family transcriptional regulator — protein MKQEERRQQTTKLLLDSTKELIREKGCHSITMKDIMEKSGLSKGAIFHYVKSKDEIFAWVLQERLEETNKRFMNEVDQGRSTFDNPMQKITESLSALEDGQDITNKVLMYLLGKEDQPLVADVLKQYYERSVSVSKQWIQTGQDHGVIPESVDTDKTAEIFVLISLGLRLRSSIPLAGTSFNTQDYSLFMRDMLQTNSSQ, from the coding sequence TTGAAGCAAGAGGAACGCAGGCAGCAAACAACGAAGCTGCTGCTGGATTCAACCAAAGAACTGATACGGGAAAAAGGGTGTCACTCGATCACAATGAAAGACATCATGGAGAAATCAGGATTGTCAAAGGGGGCTATCTTCCATTACGTGAAGAGTAAAGACGAAATCTTTGCTTGGGTATTGCAAGAACGACTTGAAGAGACCAACAAACGTTTCATGAACGAAGTAGATCAAGGCCGCTCAACATTCGATAATCCTATGCAGAAGATTACAGAAAGTCTTTCAGCTTTGGAAGACGGTCAGGACATCACGAACAAAGTGCTGATGTATCTACTTGGAAAAGAGGATCAGCCTCTCGTAGCGGATGTGCTCAAGCAGTATTATGAACGGTCTGTGTCTGTATCCAAACAATGGATACAGACTGGCCAAGATCATGGGGTCATTCCGGAATCAGTGGATACGGATAAGACAGCGGAGATATTCGTTCTGATCTCACTCGGTTTACGCTTGCGCTCTTCAATTCCACTAGCTGGGACTTCTTTTAATACCCAAGATTATTCGTTGTTTATGAGAGATATGTTACAAACCAATTCAAGCCAATAG